The genomic interval CGGCGTCGAAGGCGGCCTGGCCGAACGTGGCCGCCTGCTGGTCGCCGAGGATGCCGGCGACGGGGGTCTCGCGCAGCAGGGACGTGTCGCGCGCCTCGCCGTAGACCTCGCTGGAGGAGCGGATCTCGGGCATCATCGAGCGCGGCACCCCGAAGTCGGCGAGGATGTCGTCGCGCCACTCGAGCGTCTCCAGGTCCATGAAGAGCGTCCGCGACGCGTTGGTGACGTCGGTCGCGTGCACGCCGCCGTCGGGGCCGCCGGTCAGGTTCCAGAGCACCCACGAGTCCGTCGTGCCGAAGATGAGGTCCCCGGCCTCGGCCTTCTCGCGGGCCCCCTCGACGTTCTCGAGGATCCAGACGATCTTCGTGCCCGAGAAGTACGTCGCGAGCGGCAGCCCGACGATGTCCTTGTACTTCTCGACGCCCTCGTCACCCGCGAGCCGGTCGACGATCGACTGCGTGCGGGTGTCCTGCCAGACGATCGCGTTGTACACCGGGATGCCGGTGTTCTTGTCCCACACCACCGCGGTCTCGCGCTGGTTGGTGATGCCGATCGCGGCGATGTCGTGGCGGGTGAGGTTCGCACGACCGAGCGCGATACCGATGACTTCGCGCATGTTGTCGCGGATCTCGATGGGGTCGTGCTCGACCCAGCCGGCGCGCGGCATGATCTGCTCGTGCTCTTTCTGCCCGACCGAGATGATCGACCCCTTCTTGTCGAAGATGATCGCTCGGCTGGAGGTGGTGCCCTGGTCGAGGGCGATGATGTAGTCGGCCATGATGACTTCCTTGTCTTTCGGGTCTTTCGGGTGGATACCGGTGGTGAGGATGCCTGGTGGCGGGGCCTGCGCCCGGGTCAGCTGACGGTCTGGACGAGGTGCAGCAGGACGGGCGCCGCGAGCGCGGCGAGCGCGCCACCGATGAGCGGACCGACGACCGGCACCCAGGAGTACGACCAGTCGCTCGAGCCCTTGCCCTTGATGGGGAGCACGGCGTGCGCGATGCGCGGGCCGAGGTCACGCGCCGGGTTGATCGCATACCCGGTGGGGCCACCGAGCGAGGCGCCGATGCCGACCACGAGCAGGGCGACCGGAAGCGCCGTGAGCGGGCCGAGCCCGCCGGGGACGCCGACCTGCACGTCGCCGTAGTCGGCGAAGGCGAAGATCACGAAGACGAGCACGAAGGTCGCGATGATCTCGGTGACGAGGTTCCAGCCGTAGGAACGGATCGCGGGGCCGGTCGAGAACACACCCAGCTTGTTGCCGGGGTCGGGCTCGTCGTCGAAGTGCTGCTTGTACGCGACCCAGCAGACGACGGCGCCGATGAACGCGCCGACCATCTGTCCGGCGACGGCGACGAGGAACTGCGCGCCGGTGATCTTGCCGGCGATGAGGAGGCCGAGCGACACCGCCGGGTTCAGCTGCGCGCCCGAGTAGGCCGAGACGAGCACACCCGCGAACACCGCGAGGCCCCAGCCCCAGTTGATCATGAGGGTGCCGCCGCCGAAGCCCTTCGTCTTGCCGAGGATGACGTTGGCGACGACGCCGCAGCCGAGGAGGACGAGCATGGCCGTCCCCACGAGTTCGGACAGGAAGTACAGTCCGAGATTGATGTCTTGCATGTCGACATTGACCTTTCTGCAGGTGCGCGGGCGACGCCGCCGCGCGCGGGATGGTCGCCTGAGGGTGGGTTGCCGGCGTCAGGCACGCCGGGGTTTGGGTGGTCGGTGGCGGGTCAGGCGTGCTGCGGGGCGAGCGACGCCGTGCTGACGTCGATGCGGTGCGCGTCGCGCAGCGTCTCGGTGGCGGCGGCGACCTGGGCATCCGTCTCGTCGGCATCCCACCCGAGAGCGGGTGCCGCGGCGTTCGCGACCTCGACGAGCGTGTCGCCCGTGACCCCGCCGACGAAGGCGATCGAGGTGCGCCGCAGCAGCAGGTCGATGAGCGAGACGACCTCTTCGCGCGCGGCGAGCAGGGCGATCTCCTCCTGCGAGTAGCCGGGCGCGTGCGCGAGGGGGTGCTGCGTGACGGGCAGGCTCGACAGCAGCTCGGCCGCGTAGGTGCCGTAACGCTCGAGCATGCGATCGGCGAACTCGGCCGCGTGCGCACCCCGGTGCGCCTCGACCCACCGGCGCCGGTCGGCGTCGGTGCGCGGGTAGCCGGCGCCGCCGCCGATCGCGAGATCCGTCGTCGAGACCGTGCGGGGACGGCCCAGGAGCTGCATCACGTCGGTGGAGATGTGCTCGGACAGCGCCCGGAACGTCGTCCACTTGCCGCCCACGAGGCTCAGCACGGGCACGTCGTCGAGCGACGCGCGCTCGATGCGGTAGTCGCGCGAGACGAACCCGGGGGCGACGTCGTCGTGACGGGGCAGCGGGCGGATGCCGGAGAACGTGTAGACGATCTGCTCGCGCGAGACCGAGATGTGCGGGAACACCTGCGCGATGAGGTCGAAGAAGTAGTCGATCTCGTCGTCGGTGCACACGGTCGGCTTCGACGGGTCGGCGTCGATGTCGGTGGTTCCGACCATGACGCGGCCCTTGAGCGGGTAGATCAGCACGATGCGCCCGTCGGATGCCTCGAAGAAGATCTCGTTGCCCCGCGTCGCGTCGAGCAGCTCGGCGTTCTCGAGGACGATGTGCGAGCCCTTCGTGCCGCCCATGAATCGGGTCGGCTCGCCGAGCGCGGCGTTGGTGATGTCGGTCCAGGGGCCGCTCGTGTTGACGACGACCTTCGCCGTGAACGGGAACTGCTCACCCGTCAGCTCGTCGCGGATGATGACGGACGAGCCGTCGGAGCCCACGACCGGCGCGTAGTTCGCGGCACGCGCCGACTCTTCGCGCAGGCCGTCGCGCAGCACGTCGAGGGCGAGGCGCTCGGGGTCGTGCATCGACGCGTCGTAGTAGGTCGCGGTGTAGGCGAACCGGCCGTCGAGGTCGGGGAAGAGCTCGTGCGACTTCTTGCGGCCGTGGAAGCGGTGCCGGGGCACCGCGCCGCCGTCGCGCGAGAACGTGTCGTAGATGATGAGGCCGGTCTTGATGAGCAGCGCCCCGCGCTCGCGCGGCTTGCCGCGCCCGTGCGAGACGAGCAGACGGAAGGGCGCGGTGAGGATGCCGGAGAACGTCTTGTGGATCGGGATGGTGGTCGGCAGCGGGCGCACGAAGTGCGGCGCGTTGCGCACGAGACGGTTGCGCTCCGTGACCGATTCGCGCACGAGCCGGAACTCGCCGTTCTCGAGGTAGCGCACGCCGCCGTGCACCATGTGACTGGATGCCGACGAGGCGCCCGACACGTAGTCGCCGCGCTCGACGAGCGCGACATCGACGCCCTGCAGGGCGAGGTCGCGGAAGGTCGCGATGCCGTTGATGCCGCCGCCGATGATGAGCACTTCCGCACGGGGACGCTCGCGGAGTGCAGTGATGTTCGGCCGGGTGGTCGTCGTCGACTCAGTCATCTCAATCCTTTTTCACGGCCGCCGTTGCGGCGGGGCCTCCTCTACAGTGGAGAAGGCGTGAATGTATGCGCAATTAATCAGAACGAATGTGCAGTGGGGTCGAGTTCCTGCACGATCGTGCGAGAGGAACGTCCATGACGACAGACTCCGAGGCGCGTGCGAGCCACGCACTTCACGCCGCCCAGCTCTACTACGTGCAGGAGCGGAGCATGGATCAGATCGCCGACGAGATGGCGGTCTCGCGCTCCTCGGTGTCACGGCTGCTCGCTCATGCACGGGACACCGGACTCGTGGAGATCACCGTGCACTCGCCGCAGGAAGCGGGCAGCGTGGTCGCGCGGCGACTCGCTGAGCGATATGGCATCTCGGTGCATGTCGTCAGCTCGCCCGCTCGTTCCACGGACGCGGAGAGGCTGGGGCGAACCGCGCGAGCGGCGGCGCACCTGCTGTCGTCGTCGCTGGACCTGAACGCGAGCATCGGTGTGGCCTGGGGTGTGACGGTGTCGGCGATCGCCCGGCACCTGCCGACGAAACGCGTGTACAACTCCGAGGTCGTGCAGATGAACGGCGCGGCGAACGAATCGACCTCCGGCATCTCCTACTCCGGCGCGATCCTGGAGCGCTTCAGTCAGGCGTTCGGCGCCGACGTGCAGCAGTTTCCCGTGCCGGCGCTGTTCGATGACCCGCACACGAAGCAGCTCCTGTGGCGCGAGCGTTCGATCCGCCGGGTGCTGGACGCGCAAGCGCATGTGCAGGTGTTCGTGTTCGGGCTCGGATCGCCGCAGGCGGACGTTCCCTCGCATGTGTACGCAGGTGACTACCTGAGCGGTGAGGATCTGCGGACACTGGTGCGTGATGGGGTGGCGGGCGACTGCGCGACGGTGTTCTACCGGATCGACGGGTCCACCGACGGCATCCAGATCAACGAGCGATCCAGTGGCCCTGGATTCGACGTGATCCGGCGCATCCCGCGCCGCCTCTGCGCCGTGTCGAGTCCGTCGAAGCTCGGTGCGCTGCGCGGTGCGCTCGCGGCCAGCCTCATCACCGAGCTCGTCGTCGAGGAGACCCTGGCGCGCCGGCTGCTGGAGGTGTCGTCCTCCGCTTCCGGTCGTTGA from Microbacterium aurum carries:
- a CDS encoding MIP/aquaporin family protein: MQDINLGLYFLSELVGTAMLVLLGCGVVANVILGKTKGFGGGTLMINWGWGLAVFAGVLVSAYSGAQLNPAVSLGLLIAGKITGAQFLVAVAGQMVGAFIGAVVCWVAYKQHFDDEPDPGNKLGVFSTGPAIRSYGWNLVTEIIATFVLVFVIFAFADYGDVQVGVPGGLGPLTALPVALLVVGIGASLGGPTGYAINPARDLGPRIAHAVLPIKGKGSSDWSYSWVPVVGPLIGGALAALAAPVLLHLVQTVS
- the glpK gene encoding glycerol kinase GlpK — protein: MADYIIALDQGTTSSRAIIFDKKGSIISVGQKEHEQIMPRAGWVEHDPIEIRDNMREVIGIALGRANLTRHDIAAIGITNQRETAVVWDKNTGIPVYNAIVWQDTRTQSIVDRLAGDEGVEKYKDIVGLPLATYFSGTKIVWILENVEGAREKAEAGDLIFGTTDSWVLWNLTGGPDGGVHATDVTNASRTLFMDLETLEWRDDILADFGVPRSMMPEIRSSSEVYGEARDTSLLRETPVAGILGDQQAATFGQAAFDAGESKNTYGTGNFLIFQTGTEIVKSENGLLTTVGYKLGDEPAHYALEGSIAVTGSLIQWLRDQLGIISSAPEVEELAAKVEDNGGVYFVPAFSGLFAPYWRPDARGAIVGLTRYANRNHIARAALEATAFQTREVLDAVNADSGVDLTELKVDGGMIANDTLMQFQADVLGVPVVRPVVAETTALGAAYAAGLAVGFWNSLDELRANWQEDRRWTPNDDVAERDRQLRLWKKAVRKSMDWVDDDVR
- a CDS encoding sugar-binding transcriptional regulator, whose amino-acid sequence is MTTDSEARASHALHAAQLYYVQERSMDQIADEMAVSRSSVSRLLAHARDTGLVEITVHSPQEAGSVVARRLAERYGISVHVVSSPARSTDAERLGRTARAAAHLLSSSLDLNASIGVAWGVTVSAIARHLPTKRVYNSEVVQMNGAANESTSGISYSGAILERFSQAFGADVQQFPVPALFDDPHTKQLLWRERSIRRVLDAQAHVQVFVFGLGSPQADVPSHVYAGDYLSGEDLRTLVRDGVAGDCATVFYRIDGSTDGIQINERSSGPGFDVIRRIPRRLCAVSSPSKLGALRGALAASLITELVVEETLARRLLEVSSSASGR
- a CDS encoding glycerol-3-phosphate dehydrogenase/oxidase, which translates into the protein MTESTTTTRPNITALRERPRAEVLIIGGGINGIATFRDLALQGVDVALVERGDYVSGASSASSHMVHGGVRYLENGEFRLVRESVTERNRLVRNAPHFVRPLPTTIPIHKTFSGILTAPFRLLVSHGRGKPRERGALLIKTGLIIYDTFSRDGGAVPRHRFHGRKKSHELFPDLDGRFAYTATYYDASMHDPERLALDVLRDGLREESARAANYAPVVGSDGSSVIIRDELTGEQFPFTAKVVVNTSGPWTDITNAALGEPTRFMGGTKGSHIVLENAELLDATRGNEIFFEASDGRIVLIYPLKGRVMVGTTDIDADPSKPTVCTDDEIDYFFDLIAQVFPHISVSREQIVYTFSGIRPLPRHDDVAPGFVSRDYRIERASLDDVPVLSLVGGKWTTFRALSEHISTDVMQLLGRPRTVSTTDLAIGGGAGYPRTDADRRRWVEAHRGAHAAEFADRMLERYGTYAAELLSSLPVTQHPLAHAPGYSQEEIALLAAREEVVSLIDLLLRRTSIAFVGGVTGDTLVEVANAAAPALGWDADETDAQVAAATETLRDAHRIDVSTASLAPQHA